A stretch of DNA from Arachis hypogaea cultivar Tifrunner chromosome 19, arahy.Tifrunner.gnm2.J5K5, whole genome shotgun sequence:
gatttcctctcaaatcatcaagtgtcatggagtctagactactgctctcagaaataattaaagctttagtctcccactcttttgtgagacatctcaacactcttcttactagcacagaatcagaatgtgtaattcccagagcatctaagccaacaatgatagcattgaaccgttcgaacagttcatcaatggactctccttccttcattgcaaacatttcatattctctatttagcatatctgtccgagtcttcttgacaatggtggttccttcatgggtgatttgcaatttgtcccagatttcctttgccgttgtgcatcttgatacccgtcggtactcctcgaagctgatagcacaattgagcagatttattgcctttgcatttaactccaccttcttcctatcttcctcggtccatcttgcttctggtttgagagaaacaactccttctgcacttgtggtagttggaaattgaggCCCTTCGAGAATAAttttccaaagtctgtaatccactgcctgtacgaatatcttcatcctctccttccaataggtatagtttttcccattgaaaagagggggtctgttgcttgattgttcttcagttagattataagacaccacatttgcgccactgttttctgccatgaggatctttactccaagctgcaaagcttgatctctttgagaccaagctctgataccaattgatggtttcagtggctaagagaagggggggttgaatcttagcccccttttttgttgctaacacttgctgaactcagaggagacttttctgtttttgctcgtcactggacacgagcaactttgttttgtctcgtccctagctacgagacttttctgtttgtctcgtcacttggcacgagataatattagtttttgctcctgtgcagtagaaatagAAATGTAGGAGAGAAGAgttgaagattacacccagatatatcctggttcagctgctaagtgcagtgcagcctacatccagtctccatcacaaacatgatggaatttcactataatcaatctgattacaacttgtaaagtgctaacccaacttacaaggggattcccacagaatcataaaacacaacatagatgaacaaaggaactctaagacatctatggctttttcttttaattttgcactctctgcctttttccgctctatggctttttcatacaaacctcactgtttgcctttttccatgagactcaagacatgacaaaattaaacagaaaaatacaaaacagaatacattgaaggagaagagaaaactgttagctcaggtagctctgagaacactgtgccttgcactctcaaattttctccttgcttcaaacagtggttgttccccctttttaaagaagaggaaagcctccacacttgaagccaaaaccgaaccaacttcttcctccttcaacaaatcCGGTTCGGCCACTAAGAGAGATAAGAGATAACCATgtaataaccaacatgcaattacctctaaacctttcttgatcatcaccctacatcaatccgagctctccatccttggcttgctctccaagatggaattctggcccttgatgcttcatgatgatgatgacttcatctgcttcaatctctgccttcaaccatcacttcgccactctagctactccctgtggtggttgagcagaatcaaagacaagccatgcttcaagaatctcccttgctggccgagatcttcttcttcctATTTGAGCATGCAAagctcaagataacctcaccaaatctgaccatatttggtaagtatcttagccacagctcatttttattttagtatgttttcttgccatcattagcttgatggtcttgatgcatgcaacttcATTTCGGTAGCTCCATGTAGCTTCCTTTATTTTCTGGATATTGAccgaaaagaagagagagatgagagaaaatAAACAACTTGAAACAAAAGCAATTCAGATGTAATAAACCAATTAGTTGGTGaaagttgcttttacttccctagctTAGAGTGGCGTGTAGTCATTACACCCATCAATCAATTCAGCTGaacttttctctctcatgttccccatgcattaattaacaatgtaatagattttggaatccatcacatggttaaaggcttggttccgttggaagcattttgctttcatttttctttggttTCGGACCAAGTTTGGAACCATGCATCATAAATAGAATTTGGGCTTGTAGCATTGAATTTGAAACTGGCCCATTtggttaacatttgctttcctgatagaATTGGAATCAAGCAATGATCAAGTAGGAAAGCATTCTTTGGGCTTTTGAAgtaataaactttatttttgcCCAACTTCTATTGTAACCATTCAGCCAAAATGCAAGAAACATTAATCACAGCTggttgcaaattttaattttgggCTTGTTGCATTTCATTAATTCTCGGCCCATCataaaatctgcacaacaaaattattaattaagcaaatatgaattaagatcaaattaataattttgtatttaaatattttaataatgtttgttcatcatcaaaattaaataagagttttccaaactcatcagatATATATCTACAATCATAATAATTACGTATTTCATCTACCTGAGATTCATTGCTTTGATAAAATGCAGCTGTCACCCTGTCATTACCCTTGTGAAGATACTTAAACAGGTATTTTGATTGCTGAAGTTTGGCAAGTATACTCAACATTGATGTGACATCCAAATTTTAGAAGAAGACCGGGATTGTATGGAACTATGAAGGAATTGTCAACCTCTATATTTTTCTTTGATACAGTTCCCCCATCATCTCTTCTTTGATATCTTGGAAAGCCTTCTTCGTCAATAATTGTCCTATCTCGAAATGCCTTGGGAAAAAACTTTGAGCATTTACCATTGATCATGCATTGGCTCTTTCTATTTAAATGACCGCATGGATCATGAACCATATATTTCTCAACAGCAGCATAAAATTTTGGATTTTCCCTCTTATCTGGAATCTCCGTCTTAATAACCTTGTCTATGTCATCAACAGTTCGTGGTTTTGATTCCGGATGCATGAATAAAAGAAGAGGGCATGAGGTAGACCTCTCTTCTAAAACTCTATGGTTAGACAATctgcaaatttaaaaatattaactatAGATAATATAGATAGAGTAAATAAAAACTCGTAGGAAGATTAGTTATACTTACATCCAATAATCTTTCGAAAGAATGTTCCTCTCTTCaatttcttaattaatttatCAACCTTCAACTTGAATATTCTGCATAAGATGTCTGGTCTATCCTCTGCATGGAGTCCTTGGGGTGTTACCTCTCTTTTTATCTCATTCCATTCTGGATTACATGTCATAGTGATAAAGTAACTTGGATATCCAGCATATTTACATATTACAAAAGCATCTTTGCAATTGTTGCACATGTACCTTGGACCACCGGTAAAGCTCTTTGAGAGAATAATTCTTTGTCCAGTGTTAATGGCATTAGTTTCACCACGAACCATACACTCATGCAATTGCTTGAACTTGCCTAGCCTCAAGTTTGGTTGTTTTAATCGTAAGTATAAAAGCCGTTCTGACTCAACCATAGTGTAGGCATCTACTATGAATTGTTGCAGTAATCTTCTTGACCGCAAAAGGACCTGAGACTCGTTAGTCCTTCTCTGAAGTCTGTATGCAAAGAAGTCTCTCATGCTTATTGTTGATCTTTTCTCAGTTCTCCTGACATTTGGTCGAGAAGAAGTAGCTATATGTAATCTGTAACCATCCTCACCGTATGGAAACAATAAAGGATATTGAAGAGCAAGGTACATTGGATGTGCTACTTCTATCCTCTGCAAGATTCTTGATTTTGTCTCAATTATTATATCCCTATTAACTCCGCTCTCGTCAATATCTCCAACTATCAGTGCAGCAACTTCAGATGCCGTTGGCAAATTATATGTCCTTGCATCAGTATTTCTTCTGGTTATCAACCGTAACTTAACATCAGCAGAGCCATCAATTTGGTATCTATCCCGTGCTGAACGAAATGCCTTTGCTAGGACATTATTTTCATCCATCATGACTTTCAAGGATGAAACAATTTCAGTTTCCATCAATTCTGCACTGATGTTTGACCTGTTAATGAATAAACAATATATGAGAACTTCAATTCATTTGTCAAGCTTCGAGAAGATCGCATGAGAATTTAACTCCTCATAATATATTACTATAATCAGCGTTTTAGATAAAGTTAGGAAATTTAAGAATTACACGCGTGAGTCGAATAATTACCTAAATGATTCCATGCGGTTTGTAATCTCATTCTCAGTATCATAAATGTATAGTTGGGCAAATTTTGGTTTCTCACTTTCCGGTGGTAGTAAACTGCCAATACGGTGATAATTTTGACCTCCAATGCGAAAGATAGGAGGTGTACCACTTTTGTTTATCGAATGGTCAACTCTTCCTGCCATAGAAGTGAATGCAAACATTCCGTTGAAAGCCCTTATGTTTTTAAGAAAGTATATGCTTTTTTCGTCCGTTTCACTATGTAACTCTTGCAACGTTTGAGGTGGATGCTTCAAGAAAGGCAATTCAACATTTCCTTCCATACAACATAAAGAAAATATAAGATTGGAGCTACGTCTTGACTTTTCCAAGCATTCATCTAGCCACATCAAGGCCTGACAGTGTAGACATTGGTATATGGAATTTCCAAGATCCAATGTATCTAAAGGATTTATAACATCGTTATTACCCAGtttttaataattacttaatatacaaaatttgaaattggaaattgttattactaattcaattaactggttaattgagtaataattttcaaattattaaggtgcaaaatcattgatttactcaattgatttctatatattatttatattttaagtaataatttgaaattatattatttacccagttaataatactattattaaaaattattttttgcattgatttttaaattaattattaaataattatttttgttaagataattgtttataaattatttcaaattatattttgttaagatataattatttagattattactcatgacacgggtataatttcattttataccaattaatcaattataattatatgacacgggtgtaattttaattttatctacgGATTATTTCTCGTAATAATATACAACATATTATTTCCTgtgataatttgatttgattgatttctaattatttacgtacataaatgattaaaatatataatataaatatcgtaattattataattctatgatataattataattaacatattaacatattttatcataattaaatattgatttgatataattataatgaaaatactttttcaaaataatataatctactattattcatccactaattatttggcaataaaccttaatatgattttttacatCTCCGCTAtgaaaaataactatttaaatataccaaataatatgtaacatattactacttgtataagttaaggcacaaagacagaatttaattaaggtgattgaaactttcaccaaacagaatatgacCTCAATCGAATAAAAAAGGGTACTCGATTTTGCATTAATTAGCTAGTCGAAGAAATAACATACtcattcattattcatgtttcattatattttttaaataatatatagaaaacatatatcctttgtataaaaatgtgactattagtaatttattaataaacctttttttaaactattactaatttcaattttaatagaaaatctgAGGAAATAATTTCGcttgccataaataatatactaaaactgttagtatattatcttctatatggttaattgaatttatcaatgatttttctgtgtaaatcgttattacccagtttttaataactacttaatatacaaaatttgaaattgaaaattgttattactaattcaattaactggttaattgagtaataattgtcaaattattaaggtgcaaaatcattgatttactcaatagatttccatatattatttactcagttaataatactattattaataattattttttgcattgatttttaaatcaattattaaataattatttttgttaagataattgtttataaattatttcaaattatattttgttaagatataattatttagattattactcatggcacgggtataatttcattttataccaattaatcaattataattatatgacacgggtgtaatttcaattttatccactgattattggcaaataaattttattccaattataaataaaatctgtttttattagcaaataaattgtctttaagtcaacgatttaatatatgtgtaggttcattttttgtcaaatataataaaaatacaaataaaaaaataaaggataaaaataaacttaataatatctgacattacttcattttattaaattatttaaaaatagcacatccacaaaaaataatcgtaatatataaattgaggcaataatttaaaattctataattataatttaatcaaatactaatagtaaaaccaaattacctaaacaatattgaacctattctagtcCTTAGTCAGGTATGGTATAGAATCATTCttgtaacgacaaccaactgaaataacatcgtaagttttaatatttagaattcatgcaaaatcagaccatcctcttgttagataagcttcatcatccgctatccatgcaatgcgGCAAGGTATAGAATTAAGAATTGCTACACCGAGAAACCAAACTAACTCTTATTCcccctcaatggcattgcatgcatgcaaaagaaagctggtaatttctaaaaaaaatcaaaatatgttaaaaaattattctaataatgaacagtttaaactaagaaaatttaaatatattaccaatcgttgaaattgcatatctGAATTTGTCACGAATTTAGCAAAACTAAACTGAAACTGAGGAAATTCAATttcattatgtgctccacttcgaagattttcgggcagacgtaaaaagcatggaggagatggaacttgaacttgcccTATAAAGTTCCATGGAtgcaattcctcaatcaaaaatcaagctcctcctaagaaatctaactttaaccacattccattgggttggtcataataggtgagtagatccaaccatccttcggTAAAGTAGAGACTATTGCCTCTTCTTTGAATGCTTACATC
This window harbors:
- the LOC140182152 gene encoding uncharacterized protein, which translates into the protein MAGRVDHSINKSGTPPIFRIGGQNYHRIGSLLPPESEKPKFAQLYIYDTENEITNRMESFRSNISAELMETEIVSSLKVMMDENNVLAKAFRSARDRYQIDGSADVKLRLITRRNTDARTYNLPTASEVAALIVGDIDESGVNRDIIIETKSRILQRIEVAHPMYLALQYPLLFPYGEDGYRLHIATSSRPNVRRTEKRSTISMRDFFAYRLQRRTNESQVLLRSRRLLQQFIVDAYTMVESERLLYLRLKQPNLRLGKFKQLHECMVRGETNAINTGQRIILSKSFTGGPRLSNHRVLEERSTSCPLLLFMHPESKPRTVDDIDKVIKTEIPDKRENPKFYAAVEKYMVHDPCGHLNRKSQCMINGKCSKFFPKAFRDRTIIDEEGFPRYQRRDDGGTQSKYLFKYLHKGNDRVTAAFYQSNESQIL